The Bartonella birtlesii IBS 325 genome has a window encoding:
- the hfq gene encoding RNA chaperone Hfq: MAERSQHLQDVFLNTVRKQKISLTIFLVNGVKLTGIVTSFDNFCVLLRRDGHAQLVYKHAISTIMPGQPVQMFEGENSE; encoded by the coding sequence ATGGCAGAACGATCACAACACCTGCAAGATGTATTTTTAAATACGGTACGCAAGCAAAAAATTTCTCTTACAATTTTTCTTGTAAATGGCGTTAAATTAACGGGTATTGTAACTTCGTTTGATAATTTTTGTGTCCTTTTGCGTCGTGATGGACATGCGCAATTGGTTTATAAGCATGCTATTTCTACAATTATGCCCGGACAACCGGTGCAGATGTTTGAAGGTGAAAATTCTGAATAA